The Hydrogenispora ethanolica genome includes the window CTGGTAGTCTATGCCGGGTATGAACCGTTTATGAAGAAATTAATCGCGGCGGCCGGTTTTCCCGAAGCCAAAGTGGCCAAAGTGCTCACTGCCAACGAGCCGGCCAATCTGAAACAACAGGCGCGGCTGCTCGCCGCGCGACTGGGTACTGCCCAGAAAGAGCAGGCCTGGGAGAAGGCGTTCGACGCGGCGCTCGGCGCCATTCGAAAAAGCGCTGAACTCCATCGAGTGCAGCAAATCAGGGTCCTGGTCCAGGAACATCAGGTGCCGTTGGTGAAATGGCTGGGCTACGATATCGTCGGCGTCTTCAGCGCGGGAGAGCTTTCTCCGGCCAAAGTCATGGAATATGCCAAATTAAAACCCGATCTGATCGTCGATAATTTCCACAACCCGCAGGGGAAGCCCATTTTGGAGGTGGCGCAATGCCGCTATGCGGAGTTGATCAACTTCCCGTCCGTCAAAGCGTCGTCCCTGATCGAACTCTTCCGGGAGAACGCGGCCCGGTTGGGCTTGTAAAAAAGAATCCCCATGCTTTCGACGGTCCCTGATTCGGAAAG containing:
- a CDS encoding metal ABC transporter solute-binding protein, Zn/Mn family; this translates as MVQLKKCRAWRGFSLIFALFMVMTNVWADSPGKTVVASTGWVGAIAQAAGADEVRVLAPLDLKHPPEYDYRPADIAKLNEAALVVYAGYEPFMKKLIAAAGFPEAKVAKVLTANEPANLKQQARLLAARLGTAQKEQAWEKAFDAALGAIRKSAELHRVQQIRVLVQEHQVPLVKWLGYDIVGVFSAGELSPAKVMEYAKLKPDLIVDNFHNPQGKPILEVAQCRYAELINFPSVKASSLIELFRENAARLGL